Genomic DNA from Thermobifida alba:
GCCTTCGACATCCATGTCGATGTCACCGTCGAAGTCGGCGATGTCGAGCAGGCCCTCGATGTAGTCGGCTGCGATGTCGCCTTCCCGTTCGAGCGCCTCGATATCGATGGTGGCGGTCTCCTCCGGCTCTTCGGCCACCGCCACAGCTGTGCTGGAGTTCGCCCCGCCTCCGGTGTTGCTGTCGCTCACGACAAGCTTTCTCCTTATGTCGCGGCCCTGTACGCGGTCCGCTGCGTGGACGCGTGCCAAGGGCTCTCGCCTACGCGTCCACGCAGCGGGCGGTGAGTACAAGGATCTCTCGGGAATCCGCCGGACCTACTTACCGCCGGTCCTCTTGGACCTCGGCTGCCTCTTCGGCTGCTTACGTTCGATCTTAGGCTCTTCCGGCTTCCCAGTCGGCTGCTGCTGGCCGTGCTTCGCGAAGAGACCCTTGCCGGTGGCGGACGGTTCGGCCTTGCTCTTCTCTCCCGCACTGCCGGGGGCGGGGAACTTGCGGTAGAGGAAGTGCTGCTGCCCCATGGTCCAGATGTTGGAGGTGACCCAGTAGATCAGGACACCGACCGGCATGGCCAGGCCGAACAACCCGAATCCAGGCGCGATGTACATCATGATCTTCTGCGACTGCATCATCGGGTTGTCTTCCATGCCCGGCTGCTTGAGCGTGCGGTTCATGCTCTGCCGCATGGTCAGGAAGGTCGTGGTCCCCATGATCACGCAGGCGATCGCGATGATCACCTTGGCCATGATCGGGTCGGCGCCGAAAGCGGCCAGCTCATCAGCCGAGGAGGTGAAGTGCGCGGCGACCGGCGCGCCGAAGATCAGGGCGCTCTGTGCGCTGTCGGCCAGCTCCTGGGTGAATCCGTACTTGGCCTCGCCCTCGGCGACCTCGCGGAGCACGTTGAACAGGGCGAAGAAGACCGGCATCTGCAGCAGCAGCGGCAGGCAGCCCATGAGCGGGTTGGTTCCGCTCTCCTGGTAGATCTTCATCTGCTCCTGCTGCAGGCGCTGCTTGTCGTTCTTGTAGCGCTCACGCACCTTGAGGAGCTTGGGCTGCAGGTCCTGCATCTTCCGCTGCGTGTGCATCTGCTTCACGAACAGCGGAATCATCAGGACACGCACGAGGACGGTGAGGAGGACGATGGACAGTCCCCAGGCCCATCCGCTGTCCGGGTCGAGGAAGATGCTGAGACCGGAATGGATCCAGACCAGCACCTGGCCGACGATGTTGTAGAGCCAGTCCAGCACCGGCTATCTCCCTTGGTTCGCTGACTTCACAGACCCGACGCTCCGGGCGGGGTCTCCCCCTCGCTCCCGAGCCTCGCGTCATCGATCTCTGTGCCGCTCTCGCCCCTGCGTGGCGGGACCGGATCAAGCCCCCCGGGGTGGAACGGATGGCATCTGCCAAGTCTGCGGATGGTCAACCACAGTCCGCGCCCGGCCCCGTGTACCCGAAGCGCCTCGACCGCGTAGCTGCTGCACGAGGGATAGAAGCGACAGACGGGGGGAAGGAGCGGGCTGATCAGACGTTGGTAGCCGCGGATCGGCAGGATCAGCACCCGGGCCAGGAAGGTGGGTCTGTCGCGTGTCATGGGGTCGGCCGTTCTCCAGCTGCCGGGACGTTCGCGGGCGCGGCCTCGCGCGGTGCGCGGGTACGGCGTGCCGACCGTCCGCGGGGGCGTGTCACCGCGCTCAGCGCACTGTCCAGCTGGGCTGCCAGCTCGTCGTATCCGAGAAGCGCGGATCCGGGTTTGGCCCGTACCACTAGCAGGCTACCCGCGGCCAGGGAGTCGAGCCGATCCCGCATCAGGTGACGTAGCCGCCGTTGGACGCGTTTGCGGACGACCGCTCCCCCCACCGCCTTGCTGACGATGAATCCGACCCGGGGAGGTGCGGCGTCGCCTGACTCGTCCCGGGCTTCCCGTGGAACGAACAGGATGACGGTGAGAGCGTTCCGACCGGCCCGACGTCCCTTGCGCATGGTGAGATCGAAGTCGGCACTGCGCCGCATTCGGTTGCGTGGGGACAGCATCGGTTCAGAACACCCCCGGACACAACAAGCGGACCGGTTGC
This window encodes:
- the rnpA gene encoding ribonuclease P protein component translates to MLSPRNRMRRSADFDLTMRKGRRAGRNALTVILFVPREARDESGDAAPPRVGFIVSKAVGGAVVRKRVQRRLRHLMRDRLDSLAAGSLLVVRAKPGSALLGYDELAAQLDSALSAVTRPRGRSARRTRAPREAAPANVPAAGERPTP
- the yidD gene encoding membrane protein insertion efficiency factor YidD, with the translated sequence MTRDRPTFLARVLILPIRGYQRLISPLLPPVCRFYPSCSSYAVEALRVHGAGRGLWLTIRRLGRCHPFHPGGLDPVPPRRGESGTEIDDARLGSEGETPPGASGL
- the yidC gene encoding membrane protein insertase YidC, which produces MLDWLYNIVGQVLVWIHSGLSIFLDPDSGWAWGLSIVLLTVLVRVLMIPLFVKQMHTQRKMQDLQPKLLKVRERYKNDKQRLQQEQMKIYQESGTNPLMGCLPLLLQMPVFFALFNVLREVAEGEAKYGFTQELADSAQSALIFGAPVAAHFTSSADELAAFGADPIMAKVIIAIACVIMGTTTFLTMRQSMNRTLKQPGMEDNPMMQSQKIMMYIAPGFGLFGLAMPVGVLIYWVTSNIWTMGQQHFLYRKFPAPGSAGEKSKAEPSATGKGLFAKHGQQQPTGKPEEPKIERKQPKRQPRSKRTGGK